A window from Hemicordylus capensis ecotype Gifberg chromosome 2, rHemCap1.1.pri, whole genome shotgun sequence encodes these proteins:
- the LOC128342587 gene encoding tigger transposable element-derived protein 1-like isoform X2, producing the protein METDREDLFVQGSTKEERSAGDVCREVMESELPDRLLEKAKGQEMGEKFRSRNGATRQDRKQTQKRREKSHACQGNEIQIQQKTWKIMERRRLTECEKSLSCVTAFHEHQRTHTGETPYMCLECGKSFHQSDSLTLHQRNHTGEKPYQCSECGKSFTVSSRLIVHRRTHTGEKPPKKRRTITMQTKMEIIKRAEKGERPSQIGRALAIPRTTIVCILKDKKRIQEHVKGSACMQSTVITKRRVGIIAQVEKLLISWLEDQHQRRAPVSLAIIQEKARNLYNDLKRQQGENSNIEPFSASRGWFMRFKARANLRDLRGSSEAAGAAEENTRLFPETLAKIIKEGGYCAQQVFNVDETGLFWKKMPSRTTVAREEKSTPDYPAAKDRLMLLLGSNASGDFKLKPLLVYHSENPRVFKGYSKACLPVIWKSDRKLCVNRTIFEDWFSHHFVPSVRDYCSRNHLAFKALLLLDNVPGHPPTLDGMDPNIKVVFLPPSATSLQPMEQGVISTFKAYYLRRTFAQAVRATEKEDGPTLKEFWQGFNIYHAVENIGEAWDEVKPSLLNGVWRNLCPGFVSDFQGFADTVEEVTKNVAEIGKEFNLDVKPEDIDELLALHSEELTSEDLGELEPQKVIKHEDLEELELQKVIKEEDLEELELQKVIKEEDGPTVGEAPPHKVLTAQVLAEAFQHLEAAMSLFEEHDPDIERSAFVNRGITDMYSCYREIYSEGRPPVQTSMDSFFKKAEETAEKPSARTPTGSPSESLASSPQRHPSKLPQPPLKTSPCWSHS; encoded by the exons ATGGAAACAGACAGAGAAGACCTCTTTGTCCAGGGCTCCACTAAGGAGGAGAGATCAGCAG GAGATGTTTGCAGGGAGGTGATGGAAAGTGAACTACCTGATAGGCTGTTGGAAAAAGCGAAAGGTCAGGAGATGGGAGAAAAGTTCAGGAGTCGAAATGGAGCAACAAGGCAGGATAGGAAACAAACACAGAAACGGAGGGAGAAATCCCACGCTTGTCAGGGAAATGAAATCCAAATCCAGCAGAAGACATGGAAAATAATGGAAAGGAGAAGGCTTACGGAGTGTGAGAAATCCCTGAGTTGCGTAACAGCCTTTCATGAACATCAGAGAACACACACAGGAGAAACACCGTATatgtgtttggagtgtggaaagagtttccacCAGAGTGACTCCCTTACTTTACATCAAAGGaatcacacaggggagaaaccatatcaatgttcagaatgtggaaagagctttactgTGAGCTCACGTCTTATTGTACATCGAAGAACACACACTGGTGAGAAGCCTCCAAAGAAACGTCGAACAATTACGATGCAAACGAAAATGGAGATCATCAAAAGGGCTGAAAAAGGTGAGAGGCCAAGTCAGATCGGGAGAGCACTGGCTATTCCCCGGACGACTATTGTATGCATCCTGAAGGACAAGAAAAGAATTCAGGAGCATGTTAAGGGCTCAGCCTGTATGCAGTCCACTGTGATAACGAAGCGGCGTGTCGGAATTATTGCTCAGGTGGAGAAGCTGCTCATCAGTTGGCTGGAGGATCAACATCAACGCCGGGCTCCTGTGAGTTTAGCCATAATTCAGGAAAAGGCCCGGAATCTTTATAATGATCTGAAGAGACAACAGGGGGAGAATTCAAACATTGAGCCTTTTAGTGCAAGTCGAGGCTGGTTTATGCGTTTTAAAGCCAGGGCGAATTTGCGTGACCTCAGGGGCTCCAGTgaagctgctggtgctgctgaggAGAATACCCGTCTTTTTCCTGAGACCCTGGCTAAAATTATTAAAGAGGGTGGGTATTGTGCTCAGCAGGTTTTTAACGTGGATGAAACGGGGCTGTTTTGGAAAAAAATGCCGTCAAGAACCACCGTTGCCAGAGAGGAGAAATCCACGCCAGATTACCCGGCTGCTAAAGACAGGCTCATGCTTTTGCTGGGTTCCAATGCCTCAGGTGACTTCAAACTGAAACCGTTGCTTGTGTATCATTCGGAAAACCCCAGAGTTTTCAAGGGATATTCCAAGGCGTGTCTCCCAGTGATCTGGAAATCTGATCGCAAGCTGTGCGTCAACAGGACTATTTTTGAAGATTGGTTCAGTCATCACTTTGTGCCCAGCGTCCGGGATTATTGCAGTAGAAACCATCTTGCCTTCAAAGCATTGTTACTCCTGGACAACGTGCCtggtcacccacccacccttgatGGCATGGATCCTAACATCAAAGTGGTGTTTCTGCCCCCCAGCGCCACCTCGTTGCAGCCCATGGAGCAGGGGGTGATTTCAACCTTCAAGGCCTACTATCTTAGGCGGACGTTTGCGCAGGCCGTCAGGGCAACTGAGAAGGAAGATGGGCCCACCCTGAAGGAGTTCTGGCAGGGCTTCAACATTTACCACGCTGTTGAGAACATTGGGGAGGCATGGGATGAAGTCAAGCCATCACTTCTGAACGGTGTTTGGAGAAACTTGTGTCCTGGATTTGTGTCTGACTTCCAAGGCTTTGCAGACACCGTTGAAGAGGTAACCAAAAATGTTGCTGAAATTGGCAAAGAATTCAACCTAGATGTGAAGCCGGAAGATATTGATGAGTTGTTGGCATTGCATTCTGAAGAATTAACTAGTGAGGATCTCGGAGAGTTGGAACCACAAAAAGTGATAAAGCATGAAGATCTCGAGGAATTGGAACTGCAAAAAGTGATAAAGGAAGAAGATCTTGAGGAATTGGAACTGCAGAAAGTGATAAAAGAAGAAGACGGACCCACCGTTGGAGAGGCTCCTCCTCATAAAGTCTTGACGGCGCAAGTATTGGCTGAAGCATTTCAGCATTTGGAAGCTGCCATGTCCCTGTTTGAGGAACATGATCCTGACATTGAGCGCAGTGCATTCGTGAACAGGGGCATAACTGACATGTACAGCTGCTACAGAGAAATTTACAGTGAAGGGAGACCACCTGTCCAAACTTCCATGGACTCTTTCTTTAAGAAAGCAGAAGAGACTGCAGAAAAACCTAGTGCAAGAACTCCAACTGGGAGCCCTTCAGAAAGTCTAGCAAGCTCACCTCAAAGACATCCTTCCAAATTGCCTCAACCCCCCCTGAAAACCTCACCTTGTTGGAGCCACTCATAA
- the LOC128342587 gene encoding tigger transposable element-derived protein 1-like isoform X1, translated as MLQDQEVQDLLLGVSLRLQPLMAKGLVMFEEVAMHLTAEEWDLLDLGQRALYMEVMLESYGMVVSLELLISQPDLISWMETDREDLFVQGSTKEERSAGDVCREVMESELPDRLLEKAKGQEMGEKFRSRNGATRQDRKQTQKRREKSHACQGNEIQIQQKTWKIMERRRLTECEKSLSCVTAFHEHQRTHTGETPYMCLECGKSFHQSDSLTLHQRNHTGEKPYQCSECGKSFTVSSRLIVHRRTHTGEKPPKKRRTITMQTKMEIIKRAEKGERPSQIGRALAIPRTTIVCILKDKKRIQEHVKGSACMQSTVITKRRVGIIAQVEKLLISWLEDQHQRRAPVSLAIIQEKARNLYNDLKRQQGENSNIEPFSASRGWFMRFKARANLRDLRGSSEAAGAAEENTRLFPETLAKIIKEGGYCAQQVFNVDETGLFWKKMPSRTTVAREEKSTPDYPAAKDRLMLLLGSNASGDFKLKPLLVYHSENPRVFKGYSKACLPVIWKSDRKLCVNRTIFEDWFSHHFVPSVRDYCSRNHLAFKALLLLDNVPGHPPTLDGMDPNIKVVFLPPSATSLQPMEQGVISTFKAYYLRRTFAQAVRATEKEDGPTLKEFWQGFNIYHAVENIGEAWDEVKPSLLNGVWRNLCPGFVSDFQGFADTVEEVTKNVAEIGKEFNLDVKPEDIDELLALHSEELTSEDLGELEPQKVIKHEDLEELELQKVIKEEDLEELELQKVIKEEDGPTVGEAPPHKVLTAQVLAEAFQHLEAAMSLFEEHDPDIERSAFVNRGITDMYSCYREIYSEGRPPVQTSMDSFFKKAEETAEKPSARTPTGSPSESLASSPQRHPSKLPQPPLKTSPCWSHS; from the exons AACTTCTGATTTCCCAGCCTGACCTCATCTCCTGGATGGAAACAGACAGAGAAGACCTCTTTGTCCAGGGCTCCACTAAGGAGGAGAGATCAGCAG GAGATGTTTGCAGGGAGGTGATGGAAAGTGAACTACCTGATAGGCTGTTGGAAAAAGCGAAAGGTCAGGAGATGGGAGAAAAGTTCAGGAGTCGAAATGGAGCAACAAGGCAGGATAGGAAACAAACACAGAAACGGAGGGAGAAATCCCACGCTTGTCAGGGAAATGAAATCCAAATCCAGCAGAAGACATGGAAAATAATGGAAAGGAGAAGGCTTACGGAGTGTGAGAAATCCCTGAGTTGCGTAACAGCCTTTCATGAACATCAGAGAACACACACAGGAGAAACACCGTATatgtgtttggagtgtggaaagagtttccacCAGAGTGACTCCCTTACTTTACATCAAAGGaatcacacaggggagaaaccatatcaatgttcagaatgtggaaagagctttactgTGAGCTCACGTCTTATTGTACATCGAAGAACACACACTGGTGAGAAGCCTCCAAAGAAACGTCGAACAATTACGATGCAAACGAAAATGGAGATCATCAAAAGGGCTGAAAAAGGTGAGAGGCCAAGTCAGATCGGGAGAGCACTGGCTATTCCCCGGACGACTATTGTATGCATCCTGAAGGACAAGAAAAGAATTCAGGAGCATGTTAAGGGCTCAGCCTGTATGCAGTCCACTGTGATAACGAAGCGGCGTGTCGGAATTATTGCTCAGGTGGAGAAGCTGCTCATCAGTTGGCTGGAGGATCAACATCAACGCCGGGCTCCTGTGAGTTTAGCCATAATTCAGGAAAAGGCCCGGAATCTTTATAATGATCTGAAGAGACAACAGGGGGAGAATTCAAACATTGAGCCTTTTAGTGCAAGTCGAGGCTGGTTTATGCGTTTTAAAGCCAGGGCGAATTTGCGTGACCTCAGGGGCTCCAGTgaagctgctggtgctgctgaggAGAATACCCGTCTTTTTCCTGAGACCCTGGCTAAAATTATTAAAGAGGGTGGGTATTGTGCTCAGCAGGTTTTTAACGTGGATGAAACGGGGCTGTTTTGGAAAAAAATGCCGTCAAGAACCACCGTTGCCAGAGAGGAGAAATCCACGCCAGATTACCCGGCTGCTAAAGACAGGCTCATGCTTTTGCTGGGTTCCAATGCCTCAGGTGACTTCAAACTGAAACCGTTGCTTGTGTATCATTCGGAAAACCCCAGAGTTTTCAAGGGATATTCCAAGGCGTGTCTCCCAGTGATCTGGAAATCTGATCGCAAGCTGTGCGTCAACAGGACTATTTTTGAAGATTGGTTCAGTCATCACTTTGTGCCCAGCGTCCGGGATTATTGCAGTAGAAACCATCTTGCCTTCAAAGCATTGTTACTCCTGGACAACGTGCCtggtcacccacccacccttgatGGCATGGATCCTAACATCAAAGTGGTGTTTCTGCCCCCCAGCGCCACCTCGTTGCAGCCCATGGAGCAGGGGGTGATTTCAACCTTCAAGGCCTACTATCTTAGGCGGACGTTTGCGCAGGCCGTCAGGGCAACTGAGAAGGAAGATGGGCCCACCCTGAAGGAGTTCTGGCAGGGCTTCAACATTTACCACGCTGTTGAGAACATTGGGGAGGCATGGGATGAAGTCAAGCCATCACTTCTGAACGGTGTTTGGAGAAACTTGTGTCCTGGATTTGTGTCTGACTTCCAAGGCTTTGCAGACACCGTTGAAGAGGTAACCAAAAATGTTGCTGAAATTGGCAAAGAATTCAACCTAGATGTGAAGCCGGAAGATATTGATGAGTTGTTGGCATTGCATTCTGAAGAATTAACTAGTGAGGATCTCGGAGAGTTGGAACCACAAAAAGTGATAAAGCATGAAGATCTCGAGGAATTGGAACTGCAAAAAGTGATAAAGGAAGAAGATCTTGAGGAATTGGAACTGCAGAAAGTGATAAAAGAAGAAGACGGACCCACCGTTGGAGAGGCTCCTCCTCATAAAGTCTTGACGGCGCAAGTATTGGCTGAAGCATTTCAGCATTTGGAAGCTGCCATGTCCCTGTTTGAGGAACATGATCCTGACATTGAGCGCAGTGCATTCGTGAACAGGGGCATAACTGACATGTACAGCTGCTACAGAGAAATTTACAGTGAAGGGAGACCACCTGTCCAAACTTCCATGGACTCTTTCTTTAAGAAAGCAGAAGAGACTGCAGAAAAACCTAGTGCAAGAACTCCAACTGGGAGCCCTTCAGAAAGTCTAGCAAGCTCACCTCAAAGACATCCTTCCAAATTGCCTCAACCCCCCCTGAAAACCTCACCTTGTTGGAGCCACTCATAA
- the LOC128342587 gene encoding tigger transposable element-derived protein 1-like isoform X3, with protein sequence MESELPDRLLEKAKGQEMGEKFRSRNGATRQDRKQTQKRREKSHACQGNEIQIQQKTWKIMERRRLTECEKSLSCVTAFHEHQRTHTGETPYMCLECGKSFHQSDSLTLHQRNHTGEKPYQCSECGKSFTVSSRLIVHRRTHTGEKPPKKRRTITMQTKMEIIKRAEKGERPSQIGRALAIPRTTIVCILKDKKRIQEHVKGSACMQSTVITKRRVGIIAQVEKLLISWLEDQHQRRAPVSLAIIQEKARNLYNDLKRQQGENSNIEPFSASRGWFMRFKARANLRDLRGSSEAAGAAEENTRLFPETLAKIIKEGGYCAQQVFNVDETGLFWKKMPSRTTVAREEKSTPDYPAAKDRLMLLLGSNASGDFKLKPLLVYHSENPRVFKGYSKACLPVIWKSDRKLCVNRTIFEDWFSHHFVPSVRDYCSRNHLAFKALLLLDNVPGHPPTLDGMDPNIKVVFLPPSATSLQPMEQGVISTFKAYYLRRTFAQAVRATEKEDGPTLKEFWQGFNIYHAVENIGEAWDEVKPSLLNGVWRNLCPGFVSDFQGFADTVEEVTKNVAEIGKEFNLDVKPEDIDELLALHSEELTSEDLGELEPQKVIKHEDLEELELQKVIKEEDLEELELQKVIKEEDGPTVGEAPPHKVLTAQVLAEAFQHLEAAMSLFEEHDPDIERSAFVNRGITDMYSCYREIYSEGRPPVQTSMDSFFKKAEETAEKPSARTPTGSPSESLASSPQRHPSKLPQPPLKTSPCWSHS encoded by the coding sequence ATGGAAAGTGAACTACCTGATAGGCTGTTGGAAAAAGCGAAAGGTCAGGAGATGGGAGAAAAGTTCAGGAGTCGAAATGGAGCAACAAGGCAGGATAGGAAACAAACACAGAAACGGAGGGAGAAATCCCACGCTTGTCAGGGAAATGAAATCCAAATCCAGCAGAAGACATGGAAAATAATGGAAAGGAGAAGGCTTACGGAGTGTGAGAAATCCCTGAGTTGCGTAACAGCCTTTCATGAACATCAGAGAACACACACAGGAGAAACACCGTATatgtgtttggagtgtggaaagagtttccacCAGAGTGACTCCCTTACTTTACATCAAAGGaatcacacaggggagaaaccatatcaatgttcagaatgtggaaagagctttactgTGAGCTCACGTCTTATTGTACATCGAAGAACACACACTGGTGAGAAGCCTCCAAAGAAACGTCGAACAATTACGATGCAAACGAAAATGGAGATCATCAAAAGGGCTGAAAAAGGTGAGAGGCCAAGTCAGATCGGGAGAGCACTGGCTATTCCCCGGACGACTATTGTATGCATCCTGAAGGACAAGAAAAGAATTCAGGAGCATGTTAAGGGCTCAGCCTGTATGCAGTCCACTGTGATAACGAAGCGGCGTGTCGGAATTATTGCTCAGGTGGAGAAGCTGCTCATCAGTTGGCTGGAGGATCAACATCAACGCCGGGCTCCTGTGAGTTTAGCCATAATTCAGGAAAAGGCCCGGAATCTTTATAATGATCTGAAGAGACAACAGGGGGAGAATTCAAACATTGAGCCTTTTAGTGCAAGTCGAGGCTGGTTTATGCGTTTTAAAGCCAGGGCGAATTTGCGTGACCTCAGGGGCTCCAGTgaagctgctggtgctgctgaggAGAATACCCGTCTTTTTCCTGAGACCCTGGCTAAAATTATTAAAGAGGGTGGGTATTGTGCTCAGCAGGTTTTTAACGTGGATGAAACGGGGCTGTTTTGGAAAAAAATGCCGTCAAGAACCACCGTTGCCAGAGAGGAGAAATCCACGCCAGATTACCCGGCTGCTAAAGACAGGCTCATGCTTTTGCTGGGTTCCAATGCCTCAGGTGACTTCAAACTGAAACCGTTGCTTGTGTATCATTCGGAAAACCCCAGAGTTTTCAAGGGATATTCCAAGGCGTGTCTCCCAGTGATCTGGAAATCTGATCGCAAGCTGTGCGTCAACAGGACTATTTTTGAAGATTGGTTCAGTCATCACTTTGTGCCCAGCGTCCGGGATTATTGCAGTAGAAACCATCTTGCCTTCAAAGCATTGTTACTCCTGGACAACGTGCCtggtcacccacccacccttgatGGCATGGATCCTAACATCAAAGTGGTGTTTCTGCCCCCCAGCGCCACCTCGTTGCAGCCCATGGAGCAGGGGGTGATTTCAACCTTCAAGGCCTACTATCTTAGGCGGACGTTTGCGCAGGCCGTCAGGGCAACTGAGAAGGAAGATGGGCCCACCCTGAAGGAGTTCTGGCAGGGCTTCAACATTTACCACGCTGTTGAGAACATTGGGGAGGCATGGGATGAAGTCAAGCCATCACTTCTGAACGGTGTTTGGAGAAACTTGTGTCCTGGATTTGTGTCTGACTTCCAAGGCTTTGCAGACACCGTTGAAGAGGTAACCAAAAATGTTGCTGAAATTGGCAAAGAATTCAACCTAGATGTGAAGCCGGAAGATATTGATGAGTTGTTGGCATTGCATTCTGAAGAATTAACTAGTGAGGATCTCGGAGAGTTGGAACCACAAAAAGTGATAAAGCATGAAGATCTCGAGGAATTGGAACTGCAAAAAGTGATAAAGGAAGAAGATCTTGAGGAATTGGAACTGCAGAAAGTGATAAAAGAAGAAGACGGACCCACCGTTGGAGAGGCTCCTCCTCATAAAGTCTTGACGGCGCAAGTATTGGCTGAAGCATTTCAGCATTTGGAAGCTGCCATGTCCCTGTTTGAGGAACATGATCCTGACATTGAGCGCAGTGCATTCGTGAACAGGGGCATAACTGACATGTACAGCTGCTACAGAGAAATTTACAGTGAAGGGAGACCACCTGTCCAAACTTCCATGGACTCTTTCTTTAAGAAAGCAGAAGAGACTGCAGAAAAACCTAGTGCAAGAACTCCAACTGGGAGCCCTTCAGAAAGTCTAGCAAGCTCACCTCAAAGACATCCTTCCAAATTGCCTCAACCCCCCCTGAAAACCTCACCTTGTTGGAGCCACTCATAA